The following are encoded together in the Methanosarcina flavescens genome:
- a CDS encoding DUF1673 family protein, giving the protein MILKYIKKLMGWCPYAKTYEAEARRHANLENFDSNIPDRARGENGDLKNSGWLQRESNQILLSAIFLTFVHFLIYNHMGLLPSLFATLPPLFYFVFYWNERIQRFNDIARKPIVRYVSKVSYLWDLIFVIFIALLMLLTYMIRQSWHSALFGLSILLFFTWGFYIQLIYWERKNHMKIYVKHENSFEKMYAVGEKEGEL; this is encoded by the coding sequence ATGATCCTGAAATACATAAAAAAGTTGATGGGATGGTGCCCATACGCCAAAACATATGAAGCTGAAGCCCGAAGACATGCTAACCTTGAAAATTTTGATTCCAATATTCCAGACAGAGCAAGGGGAGAAAATGGAGATTTAAAGAACTCTGGATGGCTCCAGAGAGAAAGTAATCAAATTCTTTTGTCTGCTATTTTTTTAACTTTTGTTCATTTCCTTATATATAATCACATGGGCCTGCTCCCATCCCTTTTCGCAACATTACCTCCCCTATTTTATTTTGTATTTTACTGGAATGAGCGGATTCAACGGTTCAACGACATTGCAAGAAAACCTATTGTCCGTTATGTCTCTAAAGTATCATATCTTTGGGATTTGATATTCGTAATTTTTATTGCTCTGCTTATGTTGCTCACTTATATGATAAGGCAATCTTGGCACTCAGCCTTATTCGGACTTTCAATTCTTTTGTTCTTTACGTGGGGTTTCTATATTCAATTAATTTACTGGGAAAGGAAAAATCACATGAAAATTTATGTAAAACATGAAAATAGCTTCGAGAAGATGTATGCTGTTGGGGAAAAAGAGGGAGAACTATGA
- a CDS encoding 30S ribosomal protein S17e, giving the protein MGNIRQTNIKRTALELLENHGDVFTKDFETNKALVTKYTTIESKVIRNRVAGYVTRKVARMKVY; this is encoded by the coding sequence ATGGGAAATATAAGACAGACTAATATAAAAAGAACAGCATTAGAATTACTTGAAAACCATGGAGATGTCTTTACAAAAGATTTTGAGACCAACAAGGCTCTTGTGACAAAGTACACGACTATTGAAAGCAAGGTCATAAGAAACAGGGTTGCAGGTTACGTCACAAGAAAAGTTGCACGCATGAAAGTATACTAA
- the hxlA gene encoding 3-hexulose-6-phosphate synthase produces the protein MTPIIQVALDLLELDRAVEIAKEAIAGGADWIEIGTPLIKSEGMDAIRTMRKAFPERTILADMKTVDTGALEVEMAAKAGADVVIVLGSADDSTLLDALRSAHKYGVRLMADLISAPDPVKRVVELEALGVDYVNVHVGIDQQMMGKDPISLLREISHRVNVQLAVAGGLDANTAAQAVKAGARVVIVGGNITHSDNVTEAARKIRQSVDCPDAVEICSVGTVDQEIRKILKEVSTSNISDAMHRKGAMKGIHPLVGGKIVGTAVTVQTFPGDWAKPVEAIDVAKEGDVIVIYNENKDIACWGGLATWSALNKGIAGVVIEGAVRDIDEVKNLGLPIYTSNTVPNAGDPKGFGEINAEITCGGQTVKPGDYIVGDESGVVVIPAERAYELARRAKEVYKNEKRLFDEIKRGGTLSEIMELKKWEKH, from the coding sequence ATAACTCCCATAATTCAGGTTGCACTTGATCTTCTGGAATTAGATCGCGCGGTAGAGATTGCAAAAGAGGCAATAGCAGGGGGTGCAGATTGGATCGAAATCGGAACGCCCCTTATCAAAAGTGAAGGAATGGACGCAATCCGTACCATGAGGAAAGCTTTTCCAGAACGAACAATTCTGGCAGACATGAAAACTGTAGATACAGGTGCTTTAGAAGTCGAGATGGCAGCAAAAGCTGGCGCTGATGTCGTTATTGTGCTGGGGAGTGCAGATGATTCTACACTGCTTGATGCTCTTCGTTCAGCCCACAAATATGGAGTCAGACTGATGGCTGACCTCATCTCGGCTCCTGACCCTGTAAAAAGAGTAGTTGAGCTTGAGGCTCTGGGTGTGGACTATGTTAACGTCCATGTAGGAATAGACCAGCAGATGATGGGAAAAGACCCCATATCACTCCTCAGGGAAATCTCACATAGAGTCAATGTACAGCTCGCGGTAGCTGGAGGACTTGATGCAAATACTGCAGCGCAGGCGGTCAAGGCTGGTGCAAGAGTTGTCATTGTAGGAGGGAATATTACTCATTCTGACAATGTAACCGAAGCAGCCAGAAAGATCCGGCAAAGTGTAGACTGCCCGGATGCTGTGGAAATCTGCAGTGTCGGCACTGTAGACCAGGAAATCAGGAAAATTCTTAAGGAAGTATCCACTTCAAACATTTCGGATGCCATGCACAGAAAAGGCGCAATGAAAGGCATCCATCCTCTGGTAGGAGGAAAAATAGTAGGAACTGCAGTTACCGTACAGACTTTTCCTGGAGATTGGGCAAAGCCAGTGGAAGCAATTGATGTTGCAAAAGAAGGAGATGTAATCGTTATTTACAACGAAAACAAGGATATTGCCTGCTGGGGAGGACTTGCAACCTGGAGTGCCTTAAATAAGGGAATTGCAGGCGTAGTAATAGAGGGTGCTGTCAGGGATATTGACGAGGTCAAAAACTTGGGACTTCCGATTTATACAAGCAATACAGTACCCAACGCCGGAGATCCTAAAGGTTTTGGAGAGATCAATGCTGAGATTACTTGTGGTGGTCAGACCGTGAAGCCAGGAGATTATATTGTGGGCGATGAAAGCGGTGTTGTGGTAATTCCAGCAGAGAGGGCGTACGAACTAGCAAGAAGAGCAAAAGAGGTTTACAAAAACGAAAAAAGACTCTTCGATGAAATTAAGAGGGGTGGGACGCTCTCTGAGATAATGGAACTCAAAAAATGGGAAAAACACTGA
- a CDS encoding DUF1673 domain-containing protein: protein MSLKVETIKRLMGWCPNAKTHEARQPINFESFESGISSRSSGDDEKQKNPGWFRKTSVQTFLITTFFTLTYLLIIKQLGVNLIFLLAGSLVSSFFIIFDWNAQMQRYDALIKQPLIDYLGKKKLYYILAYTFVIVIFYLWFKGQELAMQAIFSLLGGSLVAMWLSYFQLIYWEKKNHKTIYYGKKHGTWKTSYLITEKK from the coding sequence ATGAGCCTTAAAGTCGAAACTATAAAAAGACTGATGGGGTGGTGCCCAAATGCAAAAACACATGAGGCGAGACAACCTATTAACTTTGAAAGTTTTGAATCTGGTATTTCGAGTAGATCAAGTGGAGATGACGAAAAACAGAAAAATCCTGGATGGTTTCGTAAAACAAGTGTCCAAACTTTTTTAATTACCACATTTTTTACACTCACGTATCTCCTAATAATTAAGCAATTAGGTGTAAACCTTATCTTTCTACTTGCCGGATCTTTAGTTTCTTCGTTTTTCATTATATTTGACTGGAATGCTCAAATGCAAAGATATGATGCTCTGATAAAACAACCATTAATCGATTATTTAGGTAAGAAAAAACTGTATTATATACTCGCATATACGTTCGTGATTGTGATTTTCTACCTTTGGTTTAAAGGTCAAGAACTCGCTATGCAAGCAATATTTTCACTATTGGGGGGTTCTCTGGTTGCGATGTGGCTTAGTTATTTCCAGCTAATATATTGGGAGAAAAAGAACCACAAAACTATTTATTATGGCAAAAAGCATGGGACCTGGAAAACTTCGTATCTAATTACGGAGAAAAAATAA
- the pyrI gene encoding aspartate carbamoyltransferase regulatory subunit has product MKGKRNLKVEAIEKGTVIDHIKAGQALNVLRILGISSDFRATISFVMNAPGSRGKKDVVKIEGKELSVEELNKIALISPKATINIIRDFEVVQKNNVVLPPSVVGVVRCTNSKCISNSSEPIKSKFSVLQSEEGVTLHCLYCEHLISENIAENLL; this is encoded by the coding sequence ATGAAGGGAAAACGAAACCTCAAAGTCGAGGCAATTGAAAAAGGAACAGTAATTGACCATATAAAGGCAGGACAGGCTTTGAATGTTCTGCGTATACTTGGAATATCCAGTGATTTCCGAGCCACTATTAGCTTTGTTATGAATGCTCCAGGCTCCAGAGGAAAAAAAGACGTTGTGAAAATCGAAGGTAAAGAACTCAGCGTTGAAGAACTTAACAAGATTGCCCTTATCTCTCCGAAAGCTACCATCAATATTATCAGGGATTTTGAAGTCGTCCAGAAGAATAATGTTGTACTTCCTCCCTCTGTTGTGGGTGTTGTTCGTTGCACCAACTCAAAATGTATTTCCAACAGCAGCGAACCTATAAAATCAAAATTCTCTGTGCTGCAGTCCGAAGAAGGAGTAACTCTCCACTGTCTGTACTGTGAACATTTGATCTCGGAAAATATAGCCGAGAATCTGCTTTGA
- a CDS encoding DUF1673 family protein, with product MSIKATAFEQIKKLLGWCPMKDYLKKDGQEGCFPEFKLENRNIQLVPSSLGLHESGILKVRASLFDGGWVLWILIITFFTIIVSLFFWTCIPEGSYLVIFSGLIMFLMPLMLFLNHPNTASVIPGKIMIKKPMRKLVVIKKEEIKQISVKRTGNRFGCWLIRLIYVIWIPLYFKKEIMTTLYDLKMLFPDYIELSQFLRQLALLTMFFIMFYNSELVAPYQQALEVTTNSNLRIWLYTEEPEKLTTILRN from the coding sequence ATGTCTATTAAAGCTACTGCTTTTGAACAAATCAAAAAGCTGTTGGGCTGGTGCCCAATGAAAGATTATCTTAAGAAAGATGGGCAGGAAGGCTGCTTCCCTGAATTTAAATTAGAAAATAGGAATATTCAGTTAGTACCATCTTCCCTGGGTCTGCACGAAAGTGGAATTCTTAAGGTGAGGGCTAGTCTCTTTGACGGGGGATGGGTATTATGGATATTAATAATCACTTTTTTCACAATAATAGTCTCATTATTTTTCTGGACATGTATTCCTGAAGGCTCTTATTTAGTCATTTTTTCAGGCCTTATTATGTTCCTTATGCCTCTTATGTTATTTCTTAACCATCCAAATACTGCTTCAGTAATTCCCGGAAAAATCATGATCAAGAAACCTATGCGTAAGTTAGTTGTGATCAAGAAAGAGGAGATTAAACAAATCTCAGTAAAAAGGACGGGAAATCGTTTCGGTTGCTGGCTGATACGCTTAATTTACGTAATCTGGATACCACTTTACTTTAAAAAAGAGATAATGACAACTTTGTACGATCTGAAAATGTTATTTCCAGACTACATTGAACTCAGTCAATTTCTGAGACAGCTTGCATTACTAACAATGTTCTTTATAATGTTTTACAACAGCGAACTCGTGGCACCTTATCAGCAGGCTCTTGAAGTAACCACAAACTCAAACCTGAGAATCTGGTTGTATACCGAAGAACCTGAAAAACTTACCACGATCCTCAGAAACTAG
- a CDS encoding DUF1673 domain-containing protein: MVAVKIVIEGIRKLTGWCPNVKALETQHSIRPEYLEANSQSGGKDAENSPISSPSWWNKRHNRVLIISSGLTFFSIYLIIFQGVRPMDKGFMFGLIIGTIFNLLFCIWNWHYLDNIKNSSRKIKIITVSPKWRVINQILSLALLYLLFSQFNWGFTLFLISAFSLIVLLYYFKFDLLPLILLLYFGSRNMALISGLCLTAYLYYFTDIYWEKKNKKIVLIYGRNMPEIHIVNMGTE; encoded by the coding sequence ATGGTAGCAGTGAAAATAGTCATAGAGGGTATAAGGAAACTGACGGGATGGTGCCCGAATGTAAAAGCGCTTGAAACCCAACATTCCATCCGCCCTGAATATTTGGAAGCGAATAGTCAATCAGGGGGGAAAGATGCCGAAAATTCTCCGATTTCATCTCCCAGCTGGTGGAACAAACGCCATAATAGGGTATTAATAATATCCTCCGGGCTTACCTTCTTTTCCATATATTTGATTATATTCCAGGGAGTCCGTCCCATGGATAAAGGTTTCATGTTTGGGTTAATTATCGGAACTATTTTTAATCTGCTTTTTTGTATCTGGAACTGGCATTATCTGGATAACATAAAAAACTCAAGTAGAAAAATAAAAATAATAACTGTATCACCAAAATGGAGAGTTATAAATCAAATACTATCCTTGGCATTGCTGTATCTCTTATTTTCACAATTTAATTGGGGATTTACTTTGTTTTTAATCTCTGCTTTTTCTTTGATAGTTTTGTTGTACTACTTTAAGTTTGATTTATTGCCTCTAATTTTGCTTCTTTACTTCGGTTCGCGCAACATGGCACTTATATCTGGACTTTGTTTGACAGCTTATCTGTATTATTTTACAGATATATACTGGGAAAAGAAGAATAAAAAAATCGTGCTTATCTACGGGCGTAACATGCCAGAGATCCACATTGTAAATATGGGGACAGAATAA
- the dapA gene encoding 4-hydroxy-tetrahydrodipicolinate synthase has product MFEGAMPALITPFTKDDRIDREGLQRNIAFVEEGGVAGIVPCGTTGESATLSASEHQEVIDIAVEYSKVPVIAGTGSNNTGEALQFTKHAADAGVEGVLLISPYYNKPNPAGLLAHFKKIAESVDIPMILYNVPSRTGQDMPVEVIAELAKVENIVGIKEASGSIGKVSQILESTVDEDFVVLSGEDNLTLPILSVGGRGVISVAANIVPDRVSRMVNAALSGDYETARNIHFEISPLIRALFLETNPIPVKKAAELAGLASGHLRLPLAPLSGTNTEKVANELRKLGVIE; this is encoded by the coding sequence ATGTTTGAAGGAGCAATGCCTGCCCTGATAACTCCTTTTACAAAGGATGACAGGATTGACAGGGAAGGCCTACAAAGGAATATTGCATTTGTTGAAGAGGGAGGAGTTGCAGGGATTGTACCCTGTGGAACTACCGGAGAGTCTGCAACTCTTTCCGCATCTGAGCATCAAGAAGTAATAGATATTGCAGTGGAATACTCAAAAGTTCCTGTAATTGCGGGAACGGGCTCAAATAACACAGGAGAAGCTCTCCAGTTTACAAAGCACGCTGCAGATGCGGGTGTAGAAGGTGTGCTTCTGATTTCTCCCTATTATAACAAGCCAAATCCTGCAGGCCTGCTTGCACACTTCAAGAAAATTGCAGAGTCAGTTGATATTCCTATGATTCTTTATAATGTCCCTTCCCGTACAGGGCAGGACATGCCAGTAGAAGTTATTGCCGAACTTGCAAAAGTCGAAAACATCGTGGGAATCAAGGAAGCCAGCGGAAGTATTGGTAAAGTTTCCCAGATTCTGGAAAGTACTGTAGATGAAGATTTTGTGGTTCTTTCAGGCGAGGATAATTTGACTCTTCCAATTCTTTCTGTTGGAGGTCGAGGAGTTATTTCTGTTGCTGCAAATATCGTACCCGATAGGGTATCCAGAATGGTAAATGCAGCTCTTTCCGGAGACTACGAAACCGCAAGAAATATCCATTTTGAGATTTCCCCTTTGATTCGTGCCCTTTTCCTGGAAACGAACCCGATTCCGGTCAAAAAAGCTGCAGAACTTGCAGGCCTTGCAAGCGGGCACCTGAGGCTTCCACTCGCGCCCCTCAGCGGGACAAATACTGAAAAGGTTGCAAATGAACTCAGAAAACTGGGGGTTATTGAATGA
- a CDS encoding DUF5788 family protein, which translates to MLPGERNRKETDVEYISTQERNKLLWSLRSDFAWAGKKIPENIEIDGEEYKLGDLIRELGEKGIINSNKVAEIKTIIPKLKEKAGANEKLLETEELTKTEAEALYEEATGLLRAVMELKDRLEGKGGEKGADEFKRMLNAQRLIDEKRWQELIKSLK; encoded by the coding sequence ATGTTACCGGGCGAGAGAAATAGAAAAGAAACAGATGTGGAATACATCAGCACTCAGGAACGGAATAAACTCCTCTGGAGCCTCAGGAGTGATTTTGCCTGGGCAGGAAAGAAAATTCCTGAAAACATAGAGATAGATGGAGAGGAGTATAAGTTAGGAGATCTGATCCGGGAACTGGGAGAAAAGGGAATTATTAACTCGAATAAGGTTGCCGAAATAAAGACTATTATCCCGAAACTCAAGGAAAAGGCAGGAGCAAATGAAAAACTGCTGGAAACTGAGGAACTTACAAAGACTGAAGCTGAGGCTTTATATGAGGAAGCTACGGGGCTTCTAAGAGCTGTAATGGAATTAAAGGACAGGCTTGAAGGAAAGGGCGGTGAAAAAGGTGCTGATGAGTTTAAAAGGATGCTTAATGCCCAGAGACTTATAGACGAAAAACGCTGGCAGGAACTCATTAAAAGTTTGAAATAA
- the pyrB gene encoding aspartate carbamoyltransferase translates to MSLKNRHVISMKDFSREEIDHILDTAERLEPVARGEERLRLLDGKIIALLFFEPSTRTRMSFEAAVQRLGGKTLNLGSVEASSVMKGENLADTIRVISNYADLIVLRHPLDGSARMAAEFASVPIINGGDGSVNHPTQTFLDLYTIRRESHLEDLKIALAGDLKYGRTVHSLCYALSLYEAEMTFVSPPELRMPPDIVRDLQKMDINIKETDSLERIIGDVEVLYMTRVQKERFPDPEEYEKVKNRLKVTRDLLRNVNPNLKILHPLPRVNEISPEVDSTPYACYFEQAFYGIPTRMALLALAMGVIE, encoded by the coding sequence ATGTCACTTAAGAACAGACATGTTATTTCTATGAAAGATTTTTCGCGGGAAGAGATTGATCATATTCTGGATACTGCGGAAAGGCTTGAGCCTGTGGCCAGAGGCGAAGAGAGATTAAGGCTTCTGGATGGAAAAATTATAGCACTTCTTTTTTTTGAACCGAGCACAAGGACAAGAATGTCTTTTGAAGCTGCTGTGCAGAGGCTTGGAGGAAAAACTCTCAACCTTGGTTCAGTGGAGGCAAGTTCGGTAATGAAAGGAGAAAATCTTGCCGATACCATCCGTGTGATCAGCAATTATGCGGATCTTATAGTCTTGCGTCATCCTCTTGACGGATCGGCACGGATGGCTGCTGAATTTGCAAGTGTTCCTATAATCAATGGTGGAGATGGGTCTGTTAACCATCCTACACAGACTTTCCTTGACCTTTACACTATCCGCAGAGAAAGCCATCTTGAGGACCTGAAAATTGCTTTGGCAGGAGACCTGAAGTATGGAAGAACAGTACATTCTCTCTGCTATGCTCTATCCCTTTACGAAGCTGAAATGACTTTTGTTTCGCCTCCTGAACTCAGGATGCCTCCAGATATTGTCAGGGATCTTCAAAAGATGGATATCAATATAAAAGAGACTGACTCTCTTGAAAGAATAATTGGAGACGTCGAGGTTCTCTATATGACAAGGGTCCAAAAGGAACGCTTCCCTGATCCCGAGGAATATGAGAAGGTTAAAAACAGGTTGAAGGTTACACGTGACCTGCTGAGAAATGTTAATCCGAACCTCAAAATTCTTCATCCTCTCCCGAGAGTCAACGAAATTTCTCCCGAAGTAGACTCAACGCCATATGCTTGCTATTTCGAACAGGCTTTCTATGGTATTCCTACACGGATGGCACTTCTCGCTCTTGCTATGGGGGTAATTGAATGA
- the dapB gene encoding 4-hydroxy-tetrahydrodipicolinate reductase: protein MINAAVLGACGRMGSLIVENITSYPDMQLVAAFDINNFGRDVGEFAHVGNLGVPISDVKDLETVLKESRADVLIDFTAAGATAVNAPIAARTGVNLVIGTTGLAQEQRAIIDDAIQKAQVSAVISPNYSVGVNVFFKIIREAAKYLADYDIEIIEAHHNQKKDAPSGTALRAADVISEALGGKEYIYGREGIAPRGKEIGIHGVRAGDITGDHTVLFAGNSERIEIRHMAHSRQIFAKGAVRAAEWVCKQKPGIYSMDDVLGL, encoded by the coding sequence ATGATTAACGCAGCAGTACTTGGAGCTTGCGGCAGGATGGGCTCTTTAATTGTAGAAAATATTACCAGCTATCCGGATATGCAGCTTGTTGCTGCTTTTGATATCAATAATTTCGGAAGAGATGTAGGAGAATTTGCTCACGTCGGCAACCTGGGAGTTCCGATCTCAGATGTTAAAGATCTTGAAACTGTTCTGAAAGAGAGCAGGGCTGATGTCCTTATCGACTTCACAGCCGCCGGCGCAACCGCAGTTAATGCTCCAATCGCCGCCAGAACCGGAGTAAACCTTGTAATAGGTACTACAGGACTAGCTCAGGAGCAACGAGCAATAATTGATGATGCTATCCAGAAAGCCCAGGTAAGTGCAGTTATTTCTCCGAACTACTCAGTAGGAGTTAATGTCTTTTTCAAGATAATCCGAGAAGCTGCAAAGTACCTTGCAGACTATGACATTGAGATCATAGAAGCTCATCATAACCAGAAAAAAGATGCTCCAAGCGGAACCGCTCTTCGTGCAGCTGATGTTATCAGCGAGGCTCTGGGTGGAAAGGAATATATTTACGGCAGAGAAGGTATTGCCCCACGCGGAAAAGAGATCGGAATTCATGGAGTCCGCGCTGGAGATATCACAGGTGACCACACCGTCCTTTTCGCAGGTAATTCCGAAAGAATTGAGATCAGGCACATGGCTCATTCTCGACAGATCTTTGCCAAAGGTGCAGTGCGCGCAGCCGAATGGGTCTGTAAACAAAAACCTGGAATTTATTCCATGGATGATGTGCTCGGTTTATAA